The DNA window CCGACCTCCTGATTACAAATCAGGTGCTCTACCAGCTGAGCTAGGATGGCTCTAAGATATAAAAAAATACTATTCTCGTTCCATGCGAAAAATACACAAAGCTCTAAAAACTGTCAAGAAGGAAGAAAAAAGGAGGTACCAATGAAATTTGTCGTCGCTGTCGATTGCGAAGGCGTAGCCTGTGGCGTGGGATCACCGGGCGCGTCCCTGAACTCTTCTCGAAATTTAGAGTTCGCCAAATTACAGGCCACGCGAGAAGCGGATGCGGCTGTCCGCGGATTATTTGCAGCCGGTGCAGAACAGGTAATTGTATGGGATAATCACGGCGGGAGCTTGAATCTGAATTACGACCTCCTGGACGAGCGGTGTGATATCGCGCTCGGCGTGGGATTTGAACACCGATTTCCCGGCATGGACGAATCATTTGATGGCGTAGCGTTTGTCGGCTATCACGCCATGGACAATACAGTTGATGGCGTGATGTGTCATACCTTCAGTTCCGCAACATATCAATGGATCAAGATCAACGGACGAGAAGTGGGAGAGATGGCCATAGACGCGGCTGTTGCGGGAGAGCGAGGGGTGCCCGTCATTTTTGCCTCGAGTGACGACAAGGGAACCGCGGAAGCCGAGTGTTTTTTCCCCGGCGTTGTCACAGTCACAACCAAACAAGGGATGGGATGGAATTGCGCGGTAAGCAAACACCCCAAACGGGTGGTAAATGAAATCTATGAAACGATCCAGAACGCCGTAACCAGGCGGAACGCGATAAAACCCTTTGCATTTTCATCTCCCCTGGCAATGGAAGTGCGCTATAAAAGGCTCGAAGCCGCGCAGTCGGCCAGCCGCGGATTTTCCGGCGCAGAGCGCGTTGATCCCTATACTGTGAGGCGAACGCTGCAATCCATCCAGGATTATTATTGAGAATATGCAAACAGGAGAAAAAATGAAAATTCTACTCGCAGCCTTCAAACAAGAAACATCCAGCTTTAACCCCGCGCGCACGCCCTACGATATGTTCGACGTGCTATTTGGTGATGAACTCCTCGCACTGCGGGGCAGCAATACCGAAATCGCCGGCGCGCTCGACATCTTTGCCGAACGCACAGACATCGACTTAGTACCCATCTATTCAGCATCATCTGTATCCGGCGGGCCAGTCGCCGACGCGGACCTCGACAAGCTCATGGAAGAACTGCTCACAGGCATTCGCAACAACGCACCCGCAGACGGAATGCTCATGGTCTTTCACGGCGCAATGGCTGGCGAAACCGAAGTCGATCCCGAAGGACATGTCCTCACCAAAATCCGCAACATCCTCGGCGATGTGCCCATTGTCACCACCTATGATCTACACGGCATCATCACCGACCGCCTCATCGAACAATCCGACATTATGGTTCCCTTTCACACGTATCCACACATCGACATGTACGAAACCGGACAACGGGGGGCGCGCAACCTGCTCGCCCTTCTCGATG is part of the Gemmatimonadota bacterium genome and encodes:
- a CDS encoding M55 family metallopeptidase translates to MKFVVAVDCEGVACGVGSPGASLNSSRNLEFAKLQATREADAAVRGLFAAGAEQVIVWDNHGGSLNLNYDLLDERCDIALGVGFEHRFPGMDESFDGVAFVGYHAMDNTVDGVMCHTFSSATYQWIKINGREVGEMAIDAAVAGERGVPVIFASSDDKGTAEAECFFPGVVTVTTKQGMGWNCAVSKHPKRVVNEIYETIQNAVTRRNAIKPFAFSSPLAMEVRYKRLEAAQSASRGFSGAERVDPYTVRRTLQSIQDYY